In one window of Lynx canadensis isolate LIC74 chromosome A3, mLynCan4.pri.v2, whole genome shotgun sequence DNA:
- the LOC115509926 gene encoding serine/threonine-protein phosphatase 4 regulatory subunit 1-like isoform X7: MEQIPPIAVFLQENRSNFPGVLADYLTPIVVRYLTDPNNQVRKSSQEVLLILLEQDLISQHDIENNVCPILLALSAPDSDDEYKAEAVNIICKLASVLNKGTVERLLLPRFCELCGDGKLFQVRKVCATNFGDICHAVGQEATEKFLIPKFLELCSDNVWGMRKACAECFMAVSYNASPEVRRAQLSPLFIRLISDPCRWVRQAAFQSLGPFISTFANPPRAGLYIGEDGPLSIRPPARGLDSDFTPGSPGTGSCGSTSSACSARPVRTEPDLPTEGTSAGTSNFLCRSSSRGMMGNSVEDSALAGAELSGLSPEASATLKLPERNDLPVNSHPGPGSWTCPESREDVFNNFLYWRTPLPDISKDLEELLLSEAGPREKGCSRPEPVQNSCVARSEIQKVLDSLQEHVMDDPDVQAQVQVLSAALRAAQLDSVNEPAHKPTEGLNEVSVSDPSPASDNQMALSASSSQKELSVARILQSTDPGEPCGGVRDPLETEQRHLPAPLEENKSKLQDVIPQPLLDQYVSMTDPARAQTVDTDIAKHCAYSLPGVALTLGRRNWHCLKDTYETLASDVQWKVRRTLAFSIHELAAILGDQLTAADLVPIFNGFLKDLDEVRIGILKHLYDFLKLLHEDKRREYLYQLQEFVVTDNSRNWRFRYELAEQLILILELYNPHDVYDYLMHIALKLCADKVSEVRWISFKLVVAILQKFYSHSESALGLAFVHELIVRFRHCAKWVGRQAFAFICQAVVSEECIPADQFVEHLLPSLLSLVSDPVPNVRVLLARALRQTLLEKAYLRNAGNPHLEVIEETVLALQSDPDPDVSFFATLQPKRRSTADSRVLEERN; the protein is encoded by the exons GTTAGAAAGTCAAGTCAGGAAGTGCTCTTGATTCTTCTGGAACAAGATCTAATTTCCCAGCACGATATTGAAAACAATGTGTGTCCGATCCTGCTGGCACTCTCTGCCCCAGACAGCGACGACGAATATAAAGCAGAAGCCGTGAAC ATCATCTGCAAACTGGCTTCGGTGCTGAACAAGGGCACAGTTGAACGCCTGCTGCTGCCTCGATTCTGTGAATTGTGTGGGGACGGGAAGCTCTTTCAAGTTCGGAAG GTGTGTGCTACAAATTTTGGTGATATTTGTCATGCCGTTGGACAAGAAGCCACTGAGAAATTTCTG ATCCCAAAGTTTTTGGAGCTCTGCTCAGATAATGTGTGGGGGATGCGAAAAGCCTGTGCGGAGTGCTTCATGGCTGTGTCCTACAACGCGTCCCCGGAGGTCCGCAGAGCCCAGCTGTCACCCCTCTTCATCAGACTCATCAGCGACCCCTGCCGATGG GTGCGCCAGGCGGCCTTCCAGTCTCTGGGCCCCTTCATTTCCACCTTTGCGAACCCCCCCAGGGCTGGCCTTTATATTGGAGAAGACGGCCCCCTCAGCATCCGACCACCGGCTCGGGGCCTGGACTCTGATTTCACCCCGGGGTCGCCCGGCACAGGCAGTTGTGGAAGCACGTCCTCGGCCTG TTCCGCAAGGCCGGTGCGCACGGAGCCAGACCTGCCCACGGAAGGCACGTCCGCGGGAACCAGCAATTTCCTGTGCCGTAGCTCCTCTCGTGGCATGATGGGAAACTCAGTGGAAGACTCTGCCTTGGCTGGAGCTGAGCTGAGCGGGCTCTCCCCAGAGGCCAGTGCCACCCTCAAGCTCCCTGAGAGGAACGACCTCCCCGTCAACAGCCACCCTGGACCCGGCTCTTGGACCTGCCCAGAGAGTCGTGAGGACGTATTCAATAATTTCCTCTATTGGCGAACTCCTCTCCCTGACATAAGCAAGGACCTGGAAGAGCTGCTTCTGAGTGAGGCTGGGCCACGCGAAAAAGGCTGCAGCAGACCCGAGCCTGTGCAAAACAGCTGCGTGGCCAGGAGCGAGATTCAGAAAGTCCTTGATAGTTTACAGGAGCATGTGATGGATGATCCAGATGTTCAAG CTCAGGTTCAGGTATTATCAGCTGCACTGAGAGCCGCACAGCTTGACTCTGTGAATGAGCCCGCGCACAAGCCGACAGAAGGTCTAAATGAAGTGTCCGTTTCagatcccagccctgcctctgacaATCAGATGGCTCTGTCGGCTTCATCATCGCAGAAGGAGCTCTCCGTGGCCAGGATATTACAAAGCACA GACCCTGGCGAACCCTGCGGTGGAGTCAGGGACCCTCTGGAGACCGAGCAGAGGCATCTCCCCGCCCCACTCGAGGAGAATAAATCTAAATTACAG GATGTAATACCTCAGCCCCTGCTAGATCAGTACGTGTCGATGACTGACCCAGCTCGAGCCCAGACTGTCGATACCGACATCGCCAAGCACTGCGCCTACAGCCTCCCGGGGGTGGCGCTTACCTTGGGCAGGCGAAACTGGCATTGCCTCAAAGATACGTACGAAACGCTGGCTTCTGATGTGCAG TGGAAGGTGCGTCGGACCCTGGCCTTCTCTATTCACGAGCTGGCTGCGATTCTTGGGGACCAGTTAACAGCAGCTGACCTGGTGCCCATCTTCAACGGATTTTTAAAGGACCTGGATGAAGTACGAATAGGAATTCTCAAACACCTGTATGACTTTCTAAAG ttgctTCATGAAGACAAGAGGAGAGAATATCTTTATCAGCTTCAAGAATTTGTAGTGACCGATAACAGCAGGAATTGGAGGTTTCGATATGAACTAGCAGA acagCTGATACTCATTTTGGAACTCTATAATCCCCATGATGTTTATGATTATTTAATGCATATTGCCTTGAAGTTGTGTGCAGATAAAGTTTCTGAAGTTCGATGGATCTCCTTCAAGCTT GTTGTGGCCATTCTGCAGAAGTTCTATTCACACAGTGAAAGTGCGTTGGGGTTAGCTTTCGTCCATGAGCTCATCGTAAGGTTCCGGCACTGTGCTAAGTGGGTTGGAAGGCAAGCTTTCGCTTTCATTTGTCAG GCGGTGGTGAGCGAGGAGTGTATCCCCGCAGACCAGTTTGTTGAACACTTACTCCCCAGTCTTTTAAGCCTCGTGTCAGATCCTGTGCCCAACGTGAGAGTTTTACTAGCCAGAGCTCTGCGGCAGACGCTGTTGGAAAAGG CGTATTTGAGAAATGCCGGTAACCCTCATCTTGAAGTCATTGAAGAGACCGTCCTGGCCCTGCAGTCCGACCCGGACCCAGACGTGTCCTTTTTTGCCACTCTCCAACCCAAGCGGCGGAGTACTGCAGACAGCCGTGTGCTAGAAGAGCGGAACTAA
- the LOC115509926 gene encoding serine/threonine-protein phosphatase 4 regulatory subunit 1-like isoform X6, with translation MEIVVRLSEDAEPTVRTDLMEQIPPIAVFLQENRSNFPGVLADYLTPIVVRYLTDPNNQVRKSSQEVLLILLEQDLISQHDIENNVCPILLALSAPDSDDEYKAEAVNIICKLASVLNKGTVERLLLPRFCELCGDGKLFQVRKVCATNFGDICHAVGQEATEKFLIPKFLELCSDNVWGMRKACAECFMAVSYNASPEVRRAQLSPLFIRLISDPCRWVRQAAFQSLGPFISTFANPPRAGLYIGEDGPLSIRPPARGLDSDFTPGSPGTGSCGSTSSACSARPVRTEPDLPTEGTSAGTSNFLCRSSSRGMMGNSVEDSALAGAELSGLSPEASATLKLPERNDLPVNSHPGPGSWTCPESREDVFNNFLYWRTPLPDISKDLEELLLSEAGPREKGCSRPEPVQNSCVARSEIQKVLDSLQEHVMDDPDVQAQVQVLSAALRAAQLDSVNEPAHKPTEGLNEVSVSDPSPASDNQMALSASSSQKELSVARILQSTDPGEPCGGVRDPLETEQRHLPAPLEENKSKLQDVIPQPLLDQYVSMTDPARAQTVDTDIAKHCAYSLPGVALTLGRRNWHCLKDTYETLASDVQWKVRRTLAFSIHELAAILGDQLTAADLVPIFNGFLKDLDEVRIGILKHLYDFLKLLHEDKRREYLYQLQEFVVTDNSRNWRFRYELAEQLILILELYNPHDVYDYLMHIALKLCADKVSEVRWISFKLVVAILQKFYSHSESALGLAFVHELIVRFRHCAKWVGRQAFAFICQAVVSEECIPADQFVEHLLPSLLSLVSDPVPNVRVLLARALRQTLLEKAYLRNAGNPHLEVIEETVLALQSDPDPDVSFFATLQPKRRSTADSRVLEERN, from the exons GTTAGAAAGTCAAGTCAGGAAGTGCTCTTGATTCTTCTGGAACAAGATCTAATTTCCCAGCACGATATTGAAAACAATGTGTGTCCGATCCTGCTGGCACTCTCTGCCCCAGACAGCGACGACGAATATAAAGCAGAAGCCGTGAAC ATCATCTGCAAACTGGCTTCGGTGCTGAACAAGGGCACAGTTGAACGCCTGCTGCTGCCTCGATTCTGTGAATTGTGTGGGGACGGGAAGCTCTTTCAAGTTCGGAAG GTGTGTGCTACAAATTTTGGTGATATTTGTCATGCCGTTGGACAAGAAGCCACTGAGAAATTTCTG ATCCCAAAGTTTTTGGAGCTCTGCTCAGATAATGTGTGGGGGATGCGAAAAGCCTGTGCGGAGTGCTTCATGGCTGTGTCCTACAACGCGTCCCCGGAGGTCCGCAGAGCCCAGCTGTCACCCCTCTTCATCAGACTCATCAGCGACCCCTGCCGATGG GTGCGCCAGGCGGCCTTCCAGTCTCTGGGCCCCTTCATTTCCACCTTTGCGAACCCCCCCAGGGCTGGCCTTTATATTGGAGAAGACGGCCCCCTCAGCATCCGACCACCGGCTCGGGGCCTGGACTCTGATTTCACCCCGGGGTCGCCCGGCACAGGCAGTTGTGGAAGCACGTCCTCGGCCTG TTCCGCAAGGCCGGTGCGCACGGAGCCAGACCTGCCCACGGAAGGCACGTCCGCGGGAACCAGCAATTTCCTGTGCCGTAGCTCCTCTCGTGGCATGATGGGAAACTCAGTGGAAGACTCTGCCTTGGCTGGAGCTGAGCTGAGCGGGCTCTCCCCAGAGGCCAGTGCCACCCTCAAGCTCCCTGAGAGGAACGACCTCCCCGTCAACAGCCACCCTGGACCCGGCTCTTGGACCTGCCCAGAGAGTCGTGAGGACGTATTCAATAATTTCCTCTATTGGCGAACTCCTCTCCCTGACATAAGCAAGGACCTGGAAGAGCTGCTTCTGAGTGAGGCTGGGCCACGCGAAAAAGGCTGCAGCAGACCCGAGCCTGTGCAAAACAGCTGCGTGGCCAGGAGCGAGATTCAGAAAGTCCTTGATAGTTTACAGGAGCATGTGATGGATGATCCAGATGTTCAAG CTCAGGTTCAGGTATTATCAGCTGCACTGAGAGCCGCACAGCTTGACTCTGTGAATGAGCCCGCGCACAAGCCGACAGAAGGTCTAAATGAAGTGTCCGTTTCagatcccagccctgcctctgacaATCAGATGGCTCTGTCGGCTTCATCATCGCAGAAGGAGCTCTCCGTGGCCAGGATATTACAAAGCACA GACCCTGGCGAACCCTGCGGTGGAGTCAGGGACCCTCTGGAGACCGAGCAGAGGCATCTCCCCGCCCCACTCGAGGAGAATAAATCTAAATTACAG GATGTAATACCTCAGCCCCTGCTAGATCAGTACGTGTCGATGACTGACCCAGCTCGAGCCCAGACTGTCGATACCGACATCGCCAAGCACTGCGCCTACAGCCTCCCGGGGGTGGCGCTTACCTTGGGCAGGCGAAACTGGCATTGCCTCAAAGATACGTACGAAACGCTGGCTTCTGATGTGCAG TGGAAGGTGCGTCGGACCCTGGCCTTCTCTATTCACGAGCTGGCTGCGATTCTTGGGGACCAGTTAACAGCAGCTGACCTGGTGCCCATCTTCAACGGATTTTTAAAGGACCTGGATGAAGTACGAATAGGAATTCTCAAACACCTGTATGACTTTCTAAAG ttgctTCATGAAGACAAGAGGAGAGAATATCTTTATCAGCTTCAAGAATTTGTAGTGACCGATAACAGCAGGAATTGGAGGTTTCGATATGAACTAGCAGA acagCTGATACTCATTTTGGAACTCTATAATCCCCATGATGTTTATGATTATTTAATGCATATTGCCTTGAAGTTGTGTGCAGATAAAGTTTCTGAAGTTCGATGGATCTCCTTCAAGCTT GTTGTGGCCATTCTGCAGAAGTTCTATTCACACAGTGAAAGTGCGTTGGGGTTAGCTTTCGTCCATGAGCTCATCGTAAGGTTCCGGCACTGTGCTAAGTGGGTTGGAAGGCAAGCTTTCGCTTTCATTTGTCAG GCGGTGGTGAGCGAGGAGTGTATCCCCGCAGACCAGTTTGTTGAACACTTACTCCCCAGTCTTTTAAGCCTCGTGTCAGATCCTGTGCCCAACGTGAGAGTTTTACTAGCCAGAGCTCTGCGGCAGACGCTGTTGGAAAAGG CGTATTTGAGAAATGCCGGTAACCCTCATCTTGAAGTCATTGAAGAGACCGTCCTGGCCCTGCAGTCCGACCCGGACCCAGACGTGTCCTTTTTTGCCACTCTCCAACCCAAGCGGCGGAGTACTGCAGACAGCCGTGTGCTAGAAGAGCGGAACTAA